From Mucilaginibacter gotjawali:
GGTACAAATGAGTTTATTAGAACAGGTAGAACAGGCATTGGATACAATAAGGCCTTATTTGCTTACCGATGGCGGGAACGTTTCGGTAGAGGAAATCACGCCTGAAAAGGTTGTCAGGCTTAAACTGCTGGGCGCTTGCGGTACCTGCCCGATGAGTATAATGACACTGAAGGCAGGAATTGAAGAAGCGATAAAAAAGGCGGTTCCTGAAATCACAGGAGTAGAAGCGATCAACCTGACCGATGTGGACGACCCTAACGCGGTACTTCCTGAAAACATGAGGTAGTGTTAAGTTTTGTTAAATTGTAGCCCGCGTTGCGGCAATACTTTAGTTTTGTATAAATAATATTAAATTGTTAAATACCCCAGCCATTATTGGTGATGAAAAAAGTAACCGGCCTGTTTTTATTTTTATTTGCAGCACTAACGGCTTTTGCACAAAAGCAGGAGAAACCACTGGTGCAGTTTACCGGTATGGTGCATAATGCCGATAGCCTTAAAGTTATTGTGCCGTATGTAAGTATTGTAAATACCACAAACCATAACGAAGCGGGCCAAACCAATTACCTGGGCTATTTTTCATTTGTGGTGCACGAGCAGGATACCATCCGCTTTTCATGCGTGGGTTATAACACTATTTACGTGGTTATTCCTGCACATGTTGCAACAGGAAGTTATATGATGCAGGTGTTGTTAAAACCTCAGATCGTTAACCTGCCGGTTTTTCGCGTTTTTCCCTGGGCCACAGCCGAGGATTTTACAAAAGACTTTTTAACGATGAAAGTTGCAGATGACGACCTGGCTATTGCCCGGAAAAACCTGAGTGCATCATCCATACAAACGCTTGAAAAAACATTACCCCGCGACGGGCCTGAAACCAGCGGCATACAGGATTTTCATAATGGGGTGCTCAACTCACACTCTACGGTTAACCCGCTGTTTAATCCTTTTGCATGGGGAAGCCTGATCAAATCTATTTCTGAAGGGGATAAAAGCCGGAGCACCGAAACCCCAACCAGCAGCGGAAATAATGCGACGACTGGCAATTAACCTATAGAATCAAGATTCAAGAGCCAAGCCAGCTTCAGGTTTAGTTTCTTTTTTTTCTGATTCTAAAAAAAACTATCTTCCTTTCTTAACAGCAGGAAATTTCATTTTATATTCCACGTCGACTATCCCTCTTGATATGTCGTTGAGTTTTTTCTCGATGAGGCGTTTGCGGAGCGGGCTTAGCTTATCGGTAAAAAGCTTGCCTTCGATATGGTCGTATTCATGCTGGATGATCCGCGCAGCCATCCCGGTAAAGGTTTCCTCGAAGTGCTTCCAATTTTCATCATAATAGGATAACCTTACGTGCCTGCAACGGTAAACATCTTCCCTGATGTCGGGAATGCTCAGGCAGCCTTCGTTAAAAGGCCACTCGTCACCTGTTTCTTCCAGCACCTGGGCATTAATAAAGGCTTTTTTAAAGCCGGTTAAAGCCTCATCATCCTCTGCAAACGGCGACGCGTCTACAACAAACAAACGAACCGACAGGCCAACCTGCGGCGCAGCCAAACCAACGCCATGAGCCGCATACATGGTCTCGTACATATTGTCGATCAGCTCTTTGATATGCGGGTATTCGTCGGGTTCAATTGCTGTTGCTTTTCTTCGTAAAACAGGGTCGCCGTATGCGATGATAGGAAATTTCATTAAAGTGTTTTATTAAATGGTAATGAAACTCTGCCAAGCCGGATTTATTGTATTATACATAGCTGTTGCATGATTTCATTCCGCAAAAATACGGGTTTATTGCTTAGGCTCAAATAGCAAGGTAATCATACTGTCAATATCGAATATTTCATTGCTTATTTCCAGCAATTGGCCGGCGGTAACTGCATTTATTTTATCGAATACCTGCTGCAGGGTATCTATATCATTAAAATCGAGCAGGCTTTTGGCCATGGAGATAATCAAACCCATCCGGCTTTCTTCAGCAAGGGCTATCTGGCCGATAAATTTTTGCTTGGCCTGGTGCAATTGCAAGGCACCAAATTGGTTATCGCGCAGTTTTTTTAATTCTTTATAAATTAATTTAGTGGCTTTTTCTGCCTTTTCTGTATCGGTACCAAAATAGATGGAAAAAATGCCGGTATCGGTTAAGGGGGTATAGTTTGATTCGATGGTATAGGCAATCCCATATTTTTCCCTGATCTCCAGGTTCAGGCGGCTGCTCATGCCCATTCCACCCAAATAATTATTAAGTAACAATAAAGCATTTTTATGCTGATGCGCTGATGAATAGGCCTGTGCCCCCATCATGCAATGTGTTTGCGAAATAGGTTTGGCTAACACCGTTTTCCCCGGCAGGGTTATGCCGGGCTTTATCCGGGTTTTCACTGCGTTGTTCGCGGGAATGGCCCCAAAATATTTTTCAGACAGCCTGATCAATTTTTTCAAATCGTAGTCGCCAAAAACGGCAAAAACCATTTGCGACGTATTGTAATTGGCCGCAATAAATGCTTTCATATCCTCCCGCCCCAGCCTGCCTACAGACGCAGTCGTACCCAGGATATTCCGGCCTATCGGGTGGCCCTTAAATAAAAGCTCTTCAAACTCGTCCTGTATGGCTTCTTCGGGCTGGTCAAGATAAGATGAAATTTCATCCAGGATAACCCCACGTTCTTTTTCAACTTCTTCTTCGGGGAAAGTAGAGTGAAACAGGATGTCTTCAAAAAGGTCGATCGCCCGTTCAAGGTGCTGGTTTAACAGCGAGGCATGGATACAAGTGTATTCTTTGGCGGTATAGGCGTTTAAATCGGCTCCCACCAGTTCAAGCCGGTTAAGGATCTGGTTAGTGCTGCGTTTTTCGGTTTCCTTAAATAAAAGGTGCTCAATAAAATGCGCCAGCCCGGTTTGCTGTTCCGTTTCATCACGCGAACCGGCATTCACCACAAAACAGCAATGTGTGATGGCTGAGGGCGAATGTTTTAATAATATCCTGATGCCGTTGGCTAAAGTATGTACCTGGTAATCCGTCATTTGAGGCGCAAAGATAGTTTTTTTTAGTCCGAAAGTCGGGAAAGTCCGAAAGTCGGGAAAGTAAGAAAAGAAATATGAAATTTGTTTTAGGGTAGTTGCGTTGTAATGCAACCCGCCCTGCGCGCTACTATATTTTTTCTTCCGGTCTTCCGGACTTTCCCGACTTTCGGACTTTTCCAACTTTTTTCCTACATTAGTACCATGAAAACAAAAATAGCGGACTTAGAATTTGAACCCCTTATAAAGGCTAAAGCTATTGAAGACAGGATTAAAGCAATTGGCCTTCAGTTAAATACGGATTACCAGCATTGTGTGCCCGTTTTTGTAGGCGTTTTAAATGGCAGCTTTTTGTTTATAGCCGACCTGATCAAACAGATCGATATCCCCTGCGAAATTACTTTTACCAAACTGGCGTCGTACTATGGCGGCACCAAAAGCAGCCTTAAGATCCGCGATGATATTGATTTTAGCGTAGATATAAAAGGTCGCGAAGTAGTAGTGATAGAAGACATTGTTGATACCGGTAATACCGCGCATTACCTGCTCGAAAAATTAAAGGCAAAACAACCGGCCTCCATAAAACTATGCTCCCTGTTGCTGAAACCTTCTGCCCTGCTGAAAAAGATCGACGAATTAAAATACGTTGGCTTTGAAATTGAAAATGAATTTGTAGTGGGCTACGGCCTCGATTACAAAGAAATGGGCAGGAATTTGAAGGATATTTATAAACGGGTAAAATAGCGTTTAATTCGGATTTAAGTTTACTTCTACTTGAGCCTTCCCAACAACCTTTACGACAATCGCATTGTTTTGAATTTTTAAATGAAAAATAAAACCTTATTCATTTCGTTTAAGCTCCTGTTGTTTTTTGTTTGGGCCCTTACAGGCTCAAATAGGGCATGGGGGCAACTAACAGACACCGCCAAATTTTATTATAAGAGCTATCCCGAAGGGCTTTTGAGGGTAAGCGGACCACAGGATGCTGATTTTATGCGAGTGATCTCGCCCTCATCCGGGGAGGATAATCGCCTTAACGTTATTGAATACTATTTAAATGGTAAAGTAATGCGTATTGGTAAGTCTGTCGCTGATAAGACTCGGTCCTATCAAAACGGGGACATTCTTTTGGATGGCGATTGTGTAACGTACTATCAGGACGGGACAAAGCAATCTTTTGTAAATTATATCGCCGGGCAAAAAAACGGGATGGAATACCAGTATTTTCCTAATGGGAATATTTATTGTTCCATTAATAACGAGTACAAAGGTGCGGCTTTTATACCCAAAGTACTCTACCAGGATTGTTATGACCTAAACGGCAAATCGATTTGCAAAGATGGCAACGGGCAATGGATAGACTATGATCAAAGGGACAGCGTTGAGCTGCAGGGACGGGTGAAGAATGGCCTTAAAGAGGGTGTATGGCATGGTATAGCCAAAATCAGCCCTTCTATAAAGTATATCTACAACTACAATAAAGGCGAGATGACAGGGGGGACAGGTTACGATTTAACTGGCAGGGCCTATCCGTTTAAAAATGATATGGAGCCGCCATACTACAGTAAAAGCGACCCTGTTACGTTCATGGAGGTTTTTCGCCGGCATTTTAAAATTCCGAAAGATGCTTCGGGTAAAAAGATGAGCCTTGACGGACTTCTCTTTACGTTTGTCATCGAAAAGGACGGCACGCTATCGAACCCGGGCTTTGTCGACAATAAAGGTGCAGATCTGGACGAGAGTGTTAAGGAAGCATTACAGAAATGCAAAAGCTGGAGCCCTGTTCAGTGTTACGGCGTTCCGCTTAGATGCAGGCTCACTTTTGTTTACAAAGAATTTGGTGAGTATATGGGTGATGCATACGTAACGGGTATTAAATACAAAGCCGAAATCATTGGCTTTTGATACATGTTTCGATTGGTTAGCGGCTATCCCACGCGCGCATATGCCCTCACCGCAAATGTCCCGGCACCTTTAATCTTGGGCGGTACGGCATTAAACTGAAAACCACTTCCGGGTAATTTATCGAGGTTGCATAAATGCTCGCAGATCAATATTTCGGCGCCCAGCAGGGTAGTATGTACGGGCCGCGTTTTACCTGCGGTATTATCTATATTATGACTATCGATACCTACCAGCCTGACACCGGCATCACGCAGGTAAATTGCTGCCTCTTCGGTTAAATACGGATGCCCCTCAAAATAGTTAACTGTGTTCCAATGCCGGGCCCAGTTGGTATACACCAGTATGGCTTTATTTTCGAGATCTTTTCCTGCAAAATATTCCTTTCCTATTGCGGTAGTATCGCTTGCATTAATGGTAATGGCATCCAGTTCGGCACATTGTTCCAAAGCAATTTCTGACAGGTCCTTACCATGCTCAAACCGGTGGAAGGGGCAATCCAAATAGGTGCCGGTGTTGGTCACCATTTCAATTTTCCCGATCTGGAACTCGGTGCCTGCTTCATAAAACTGTTTGGAGTTTTCACGGCTCAAATAATCGCAAATGATAGGCGCGGGCAAGCCTTTGTAGGTGATCAGGCCGTCAAAAATAGTATGGGAAAGGTCGATGAGGGTGGACATGGGAAAAGAACCAAATTTTACTCCGAATAAAGTATATTGCGGTATTTATCGAGATGATTAATAGCTAACTGTATATGATGCAATGGAAATAAGTCTTTTTTCTCTGCGACCATAATTCTTTTTTAATACTTTCTGCCTCCGTTAACGAATCAGTGTGACTTAAAAAATCTACAGTAGCCAATAGTTCCAACCCATAAGGAGATTCAAATCCTTGAATAAACTCAGCGACTTTATCCAATCTTTCTTTTTCTATCATTGAGGCAGATTTATCAATAAAGTCTTTTACTTCGTCTCTCTTTGAAGCAACAAGCTCAAGCGTTTCAAAAGGCTTCGCTTCTTTTTGTTCATACCCTTTTATGTAGTATCCATTTAAAGCATACAGCACATGCCGTACTTTACCAGAATACGGCCCATATAGGCCTTTTTTAAAATCAAGTTTTAATTGTGTTTCGCCGAACCGCTGTAAAAAGTAACTTAATTTTTCCGCTGCAAACTCACTCGCGAACTCACCTAATGCGCGATACTTATATAATAGATATAATAGCATCGCTCTTGCCTGAGTAAGTTTGGCAGCCGACGGCTTTTCTTCTTTTTCAATGCCTCCTTTATAGCTAAAGAGGGTTCATAAACAAATACATTTATATCTAAATCTGATAGCGCTTCAACAATTATCGGCTTTACGTCATCCCAGTTAAGTCCTCCATTACCGCAACCTAACGGAGGCACGGCGATTGATTCGATCTTAAGCACTTTAACTTGCTTATGCAAATCTTTAAGCCCATCTTTTATCCATTCTATTTTTGACGGATACCTCCAATGGGCTTTCGTAGGGAAATTAACTATATATTTTACGCCGTTTAACCCGTTAACTGGAACAACCTGAACTTTGCCCACAGTAATTTCTTTTCGGTTAACCGCTTCTGTATACTCCTTGTAATTTTCTGGAAATTCATTCTTAAATTGCAGTGCAATTCCTTTCCCCATTACACCAACTGTATTGACGGTATTCACTAAAGCCTCCGCTTTAGCGTCAAGGATATTGCCTACTTTATAAATTATCATAATATAGCTTAGTCGGCGATACTTTTATCGGGATATTTAAATCAACTTCTTTTAACAAATGTAATACATTTTGTTTTGCTGTATTGTTAAATACCCCTATATAGTCGATACAACTTACTGGCAAATGATGTTTTATTAACAATTCTGATTGCTTTTTCTGTTTCCTGAGTAAATCCGTTTCGTCACTTTTCCAATAAGTGTTGTAAATGGTTTCCCAATCCAACAATGCAAAGTCAGCTTCTGTTACATAAGCCGTCGTCGTTTCGCTACGCGCGTTACCATCGGTAAAGAAATAAACCAAATTATGTGATTTAACTTGATCAAAAGATGAAATTATATATACTATATCTTCTTGCGGGTATTTCGTGATATCTTCATATCCTAACGCTATTTGATATAACATCGGGGAACGCGGGCCAAGGTAAAATGGAACGTATTCAGATAATTTGCCGCCGGGTGGATTGCGAGCATCCAAGCTTTTTCGGTAATTTATAAGGGATGGATCTCCGATTTTAATATAAGCCGGATCGAAGTTTGGTGATTCACTGGCGTAAATACCATTTCTCAATATAAAGTTTAAATTCTTTATATGGGTAATGCGATAAAGCCATATATTCTTTGGAACATTCAATAAGCAAATATACTTTATTAAGTTTAACAGATCGCCTCACACCCCCACCGGCTCCGCAACCTCTGTCAGTAAATTCACCGCCTGGTTAATGCTGTTTACGCCTTCCACGCTCAACCTTAAAGAGTTTTTAACCTCTTTTAAATTGCATCTGCGGGGGTTAGCCTGCATAAAAGCGAGTACATTCCTAAAAGCGTCAGTTTCAAAATAGGGCGATTGCTGGTTGGCGATAAAATAACCGCGGAGGACGTTCTTTTTGAGGGAGAGTTTTTCAAAACCAATGGCCCTGCCCAGCCATTGCAGGCGCATCGTGTTCAGCAGGTCGTTTACCTGCGGTGGTATTGGGCCAAAGCGGTCTATCAGTTGTTGTTTAAAAGCTTTCAGCTCCACCTCATTTTCCAGTTTGGAAAGATCGGTGTATAAATTATAGCGTTCGGAGATGCTGGTCACATACTCATCCGGGATCAGGATCTCCTGGTCGGTATCTATCTGGGTAAAGGAAATAAACGGCCGTGGTTTTTCATCGGTAAACAAACCTTTAAATTCATCATCCTTTAATTCCTGTATCGCCTCGTCCAATATCTTATGGTACATTTCAAAGCCGATCTCGGCAATAAAGCCGCTTTGCTCGGCACCCAGCAGGTTGCCGCTGCCGCGGATATCCAGGTCGCGCATGGCCACGTTAAAACCGCTCCCCAGGTCGCTGAATTCTTCAATGGCGCTTAGCCGTTTACGGGCTTCGCTGGTGAGGGTGGATAACGGCGGGCTCAGCAAATAACAATAAGCTTTTTTATTGCTGCGGCCAACACGCCCCCGCATCTGGTGCAGGTCACTTAAGCCGAACATATGAGCATAATTAATGATGATGGTATTCGCATTCGGGATATCAAGCCCGGCTTCAATAATGGTAGTGGCCACCAGCACATCGTACTCGTTGTTCACAAACTTCAGCATTACATCTTCCAGCGCGTCGCCTTCCAGTTGCCCGTGGGCAATGCCTACCCGTGCTTTCGGCACCAGTTTATGGATCATCCCGCCCAGCTGCGGCAGGTCGGCAACCCGGTTATGGATAAAAAACACCTGTCCCCCGCGGTCTATTTCATGTTCAATAGCTTCTTTGATCAGCGTATCATTAAAAACATGCAGTTCGGTAACTACCGGCTGCCGGTTGGGTGGAGGCGTAGAGATAATGGAAAGATCTCTCGCACCCATCAGCGAAAAGTGAAGCGTGCGCGGTATAGGGGTTGCCGTTAACGTGAGCGTATCCACATTGGCGCGCATTTGCTTCAGTTTTTCCTTGGTGGAAACACCGAACTTTTGTTCTTCGTCAATGATCATCAGGCCCAAATCCTTAAACTTCACATCCTTGCTCACCAGGCGATGCGTGCCGATGATGATATCTACCTTGCCGTTCTTCAGGTTCTCCAGCGTGTCTTTGATCTGCTTGCTGGTTTTAAAACGGTTCACATAATCAATATTGCAGGGGAAACCTTTCAGGCGGTCGCTAAAGGTTTTGTAATGTTGGGCGGCAAGGATGGTCGTCGGCACCAGGATGGCCACCTGCTTGCTATCTGCAACGGCTTTAAATGCCGCCCGGATAGCCACTTCAGTTTTACCAAAACCCACATCGCCGCAAATCAGCCGGTCCATCGGGTGCGGCGATTCCATATCCTTTTTAAAATCGCTGGTCGCTTTTTCCTGGTCGGGGGTGTCCTCGTAAATAAAGGAGGCTTCCAATTCAGTTTGCAGGTAGGTATCGGGCGAAAAAGCATTCCCGTTCTGTGCTTTGCGTACCGCGTAAAGCTTGATCAGGTCGCGGGCAATGTCTTTAACTTTTTTTTTGTGGTTTTCTTTAGCTTTTCCCAGGTATCGGTGCCAAGTTTATTCATCCTCGGCACAGTGCCCTCCTTGCCACTATATTTGGAGATGCGGTTAAGCGAATTGATGTTTACATACAGCAGGTCGTTATCGGCATACATCAGCCTGATCATTTCCTGGTTTTTGCCGTTTACTTCTACTTTTTCCAGCCCGGCATATTTGCCGATGCCATGGTCTATGTGGGTAACATAATCGCCCGGTTTTAGTTCCCGCAGTTCTTTAAGGGTAATGGCCTGCGAGCGCTGGTAACCTTTTTTAAGTTTGTATTTATAATACCGGTCGAAAATCTGGTGATCGGTATAGCAGGCCAGTTTTTGTTCCCTGTCTACAAAGCCTTCGCGGATAGAAATACTGATGGGGGTAAACTTTACGGTTTTATCCAGGTCCTCCAGTATCGCGTACAGCCGTTCCACCTGGCGGGCGCTATCCGTAAGGATAAAGTTTTCGATATGCTCCGCCTCGTTATTTTTAAAATTATGGATCAGCAGGCTGAAATCTTTATTGAAGGAAGGCTGCGGGCGCATGTCAAAATTAATTGCGGCGGTCGCCTGGTAAAAAAACTGCTTGCCAAATTCTACCACCGCAAAATCATGCAATTGGTCGGCAATCAGTTTTTCATCGGTAAAACCAAATTTAGGGTCTATCCAGTCCGGGTTTTTATTTTTTTCTTCTGCGGATAAGGCTTTCCACAGTTGTGTTGCTTTTTTGTACCCGCTCTGGATAATATCCAGCGTAAACTGTACATCCTTTATCCAAACCTGGCTATCGCTGTCAACATATTCCATCAGCGAAATATTGTTTTCAGTAAGGAATTTGGATTGAACATTCGGTACGATGGTAATTGTCTTTACCTGTTCAACTGAGAGCTGGCTCTCAATCTCAAAGGTCCGTATCGACTCAATAAAATCGCCAAAAAATTCCACCCGGTAAGGCAGTTCGTGCGAAAAGGAAAATATATCAACAATGCCGCCGCGGATAGAAAACTGCCCCGGTTCGTAAACAAAGTCGACCCGGTCAAAATCGTACTCAATTAAAAACTCGTTGATAAAATCGATACTCAGCTTATTGCTGACGGCAATTTCAAGCGTGTTTTTTTCAAGAGAGGCCCTGTCGATCACCTTTTCGGCCAATGCCTCAGGGTAAGTAACAATCAGCTGCCCGAATTCGGTGGAATGGTTCAGTTCATTCAGTACCTCGGCGCGTGCCAGCACATTGCTGCTGTCGGGCTGGGTAAATTCAAAAGGTTTGCGGTAGGATGATGGGAAAAGTAATATTTCTTTACCTGTAAGGTTCTCCAGGTCGGCCTGGAAATAACCGGCTTCTTCGCGGTCGGGCAGCACAAAAATCATATGCTTGTGCTGCAAAAAATACAAAGCTACCGCCACGGCAGAATCTCCTGACCCCACCAATCCACGTAACTGGATCCTCGGACTTTTTGCCGCATTCAGCGCCTGCGCCAATGCTTTTATCCGTTCATCAGTTTTATAGCGTTCTAAAATATCACGGATGTTCAAACTATCGCAAATATACGCAAAAAAGGTTTTTTAATTTTAAAATGCTTTCCGGTTGTAAAATATCCCAAACAATTTGGGTTGATAATTACTTTTATTGTTAAATTTATATAAGAATAGTGATTGATGGCCGGAGATTAAAGATTTGCCATTAGTTCCATGTCGGAACTTGCCTGATCTCTAACCTCTAATACCCAATCTCCAAGCCCAACCTCTAACCACTAAATTATAACCATGAAGAATGCAATTACATTTGGCCTTTTTATAGGCATTTTAAGCGGCCTGTGGATATTTATAATTCCAAAGTTTGGCCTTACACCGCAAAGCGGTTTTATGTCGCCGGTAGAGTATTGTGCGGGCCTGATCCCGCTGATCGGGCTATATTTTGGCGTAAGAAGTTACCGCAATAACGATTGTAAGGGCAAAATGGGCTTTTTGGAAGGATTGATACAGGGGTTTAAAATATTGCTGATCGGTGGGGTGGTGGCAGTTGCCGCCGCCATTGTTTATGTTGATGAAATAAACAGGCAGGACATTACCGATTTTTCAGGCAGAATGTTTGGCGCATTATTGGTAGGTTTACTACTGGCTTTGGGCGTAGCGGCCCTTTTTACAACAAAGCACAATAAGGTTGATTAAACAGCTTTTTAATAAATATTTTGAACTGGTTTTTTGGATCGCTGCGTTGGTTTCACTGGCGCTTACCGATCCGACCAGCCAGGCTCATTTTTCTTTATGCCCCTTAAAGGCCATGGGCTTTAAATGGTGCCCCGGCTGCGGTTTGGGGCATGCTATTTCTTTTCTATTCCATGGTGATATCCGCGCGTCGTTCCATGCGCATTGGCTGG
This genomic window contains:
- a CDS encoding NifU family protein; amino-acid sequence: MSLLEQVEQALDTIRPYLLTDGGNVSVEEITPEKVVRLKLLGACGTCPMSIMTLKAGIEEAIKKAVPEITGVEAINLTDVDDPNAVLPENMR
- the def gene encoding peptide deformylase; this encodes MKFPIIAYGDPVLRRKATAIEPDEYPHIKELIDNMYETMYAAHGVGLAAPQVGLSVRLFVVDASPFAEDDEALTGFKKAFINAQVLEETGDEWPFNEGCLSIPDIREDVYRCRHVRLSYYDENWKHFEETFTGMAARIIQHEYDHIEGKLFTDKLSPLRKRLIEKKLNDISRGIVDVEYKMKFPAVKKGR
- a CDS encoding M16 family metallopeptidase, translating into MTDYQVHTLANGIRILLKHSPSAITHCCFVVNAGSRDETEQQTGLAHFIEHLLFKETEKRSTNQILNRLELVGADLNAYTAKEYTCIHASLLNQHLERAIDLFEDILFHSTFPEEEVEKERGVILDEISSYLDQPEEAIQDEFEELLFKGHPIGRNILGTTASVGRLGREDMKAFIAANYNTSQMVFAVFGDYDLKKLIRLSEKYFGAIPANNAVKTRIKPGITLPGKTVLAKPISQTHCMMGAQAYSSAHQHKNALLLLNNYLGGMGMSSRLNLEIREKYGIAYTIESNYTPLTDTGIFSIYFGTDTEKAEKATKLIYKELKKLRDNQFGALQLHQAKQKFIGQIALAEESRMGLIISMAKSLLDFNDIDTLQQVFDKINAVTAGQLLEISNEIFDIDSMITLLFEPKQ
- the hpt gene encoding hypoxanthine phosphoribosyltransferase, encoding MKTKIADLEFEPLIKAKAIEDRIKAIGLQLNTDYQHCVPVFVGVLNGSFLFIADLIKQIDIPCEITFTKLASYYGGTKSSLKIRDDIDFSVDIKGREVVVIEDIVDTGNTAHYLLEKLKAKQPASIKLCSLLLKPSALLKKIDELKYVGFEIENEFVVGYGLDYKEMGRNLKDIYKRVK
- a CDS encoding toxin-antitoxin system YwqK family antitoxin; amino-acid sequence: MKNKTLFISFKLLLFFVWALTGSNRAWGQLTDTAKFYYKSYPEGLLRVSGPQDADFMRVISPSSGEDNRLNVIEYYLNGKVMRIGKSVADKTRSYQNGDILLDGDCVTYYQDGTKQSFVNYIAGQKNGMEYQYFPNGNIYCSINNEYKGAAFIPKVLYQDCYDLNGKSICKDGNGQWIDYDQRDSVELQGRVKNGLKEGVWHGIAKISPSIKYIYNYNKGEMTGGTGYDLTGRAYPFKNDMEPPYYSKSDPVTFMEVFRRHFKIPKDASGKKMSLDGLLFTFVIEKDGTLSNPGFVDNKGADLDESVKEALQKCKSWSPVQCYGVPLRCRLTFVYKEFGEYMGDAYVTGIKYKAEIIGF
- a CDS encoding cyclase family protein — protein: MSTLIDLSHTIFDGLITYKGLPAPIICDYLSRENSKQFYEAGTEFQIGKIEMVTNTGTYLDCPFHRFEHGKDLSEIALEQCAELDAITINASDTTAIGKEYFAGKDLENKAILVYTNWARHWNTVNYFEGHPYLTEEAAIYLRDAGVRLVGIDSHNIDNTAGKTRPVHTTLLGAEILICEHLCNLDKLPGSGFQFNAVPPKIKGAGTFAVRAYARVG
- the darG gene encoding type II toxin-antitoxin system antitoxin DNA ADP-ribosyl glycohydrolase DarG, which produces MIIYKVGNILDAKAEALVNTVNTVGVMGKGIALQFKNEFPENYKEYTEAVNRKEITVGKVQVVPVNGLNGVKYIVNFPTKAHWRYPSKIEWIKDGLKDLHKQVKVLKIESIAVPPLGCGNGGLNWDDVKPIIVEALSDLDINVFVYEPSLAIKEALKKKKSRRLPNLLRQERCYYIYYISIAH
- the darT gene encoding type II toxin-antitoxin system toxin DNA ADP-ribosyl transferase DarT yields the protein MRNGIYASESPNFDPAYIKIGDPSLINYRKSLDARNPPGGKLSEYVPFYLGPRSPMLYQIALGYEDITKYPQEDIVYIISSFDQVKSHNLVYFFTDGNARSETTTAYVTEADFALLDWETIYNTYWKSDETDLLRKQKKQSELLIKHHLPVSCIDYIGVFNNTAKQNVLHLLKEVDLNIPIKVSPTKLYYDNL
- a CDS encoding DUF4199 domain-containing protein; this translates as MKNAITFGLFIGILSGLWIFIIPKFGLTPQSGFMSPVEYCAGLIPLIGLYFGVRSYRNNDCKGKMGFLEGLIQGFKILLIGGVVAVAAAIVYVDEINRQDITDFSGRMFGALLVGLLLALGVAALFTTKHNKVD
- a CDS encoding DUF2752 domain-containing protein, coding for MIKQLFNKYFELVFWIAALVSLALTDPTSQAHFSLCPLKAMGFKWCPGCGLGHAISFLFHGDIRASFHAHWLGIPTVMMLLYRIYTLTRQRVKPGIAFGATKAL